From the genome of Cydia pomonella isolate Wapato2018A chromosome 1, ilCydPomo1, whole genome shotgun sequence:
GCTAGATAGCATGCTGCAGCTTGTGTATATGACACGGcattattttaaacagtttgaaaaatatcaatatatagACAAAACATCGATAAATTTTAGGATTGGCTTCGTTTCTAGAAAGCTCAGAATGCTGTTTAGGAAGGCTGTGAGGATTTTCGAGATGCTGAACATCAAGCAGAGGAAACAAAAATGGGGTGAGACGGAGAGTATTACAGCGCCGCTCAGTCTCCACCATAAGGTAGCGAAGATTCACGTGGACTTCGAGTATTATTACATCGTTATAAAGAAGTTGCACGCAAAAGCTCGGCCGCGCGATCCGCCACAGTACCACCAACCAGTCTGGCAACTGGGGACTATAGACTAGGTAGACTCGCTCACCTAGCACAGTATAAGGACGGTGTCGTTTTTTAGACCGAGTAGTTCAACTTCGATCATTTTATAATCTCGTACGCAGAGCTGTgctaatgtatttcttttatttttaaattccttgattattttaattccgGTACATACATAGAATGGTAAgtgttatatatgtatataataggcACCTAACATCATTATACAAGGTGTTACAAAAGATTGACGATATATTTGAGACCATAATTAGTATTATATTCCGACAAGGTCAATTATAAAACCCAATTACAGCGCCACCTGCCGATTCATAAAAAATGTCtttagtaagtaataaaaataatagctaaTAATCGATtcgaaaaaatgtatcccgcctgtATAGGTGCCGCGTAAAAGTTAGCTTTAGGTTTCCTTAACTtagcgatgtctacaggaaagacgcgaacgagtttgcAAAAAAATGTGCTTGATCCATTCGAGTTTTTTCatgattataatatttgaatCTTGCATATAACTTGAATAACGTTTGGAGAAATAGGTGTCCAGAACATGTATTTTATTAGGGTGGCGTCCTGTTTTTTTCTGGTTATTCCTTTCCATTGCTTAATAACacgtaacaaaaataaaaacaactaaatAAACCTTAATTAACTTTATTTCCATTATTTCAAAACCGTTCGAGGGCCACTCACTCCTTAACGCGTCatgatatacctacatataagtaAAGTAACGGGGGCGAAGTCTGCCATGCCTTTCAAGTGCGCCTACTACTAATAAAACTGCAAGCTACCTACTAGTAATGTCGATATGATAATAGAATATGACTAGTAGGTAGCTTGCAGTAAGCTTTAAACCTTAAGTTcataaaaacacaataataaGCTTTCTCTAGGTaagaaaatagtaataaaataaaattgttaagtaTAAGCTAGCACTCTGGTACCACGTTcttactagttttttttttgtttttttttagggttcagtacctcaaaaggaaaaaacggaacccttataagatcactcgtgcgtctgtctgtcggtcCATCTGTCACAacctatttgctccgaaactacgaaaccaataaaattgaaatttggtacacatatgtaaatCTGTGACCCAAAGCCGGACATGTAACTTAAATGAATattaaacctaacctaacctaaccactTTTGGGGGGTAAAAGAGAAcattaagtaattattaatattaggaATATTACTAATAGGTAGCTTGTAGTTTTATTGGtagtattattactattattaagc
Proteins encoded in this window:
- the LOC133529736 gene encoding uncharacterized protein LOC133529736, whose product is MMVRFTKILFLICIHKSLVDLKKIHPIILYNVSIPQALADPYIPSVIKQVKSAVDIDTFRTDEVLLRKYVRSNLEETIQLKPESRRVIKQVTKKGSTLDPLYTNATNYQFRTKVLDSMLQLVYMTRHYFKQFEKYQYIDKTSINFRIGFVSRKLRMLFRKAVRIFEMLNIKQRKQKWGETESITAPLSLHHKVAKIHVDFEYYYIVIKKLHAKARPRDPPQYHQPVWQLGTID